A segment of the Allosaccharopolyspora coralli genome:
AGCTTCCACTGCTCGCCCTCGCGGGTGAGCTCGGCCTCGTAGCGGCTGCGCTTCTCGGACGGCTGCTGTCCCTCTGGCTTTTGCACGACCTTGACCACGGCGATCATCTTCGCCTTCCCCGCACGGCGGTCGAGCTCGGTGACCGCGGCGTCGACGACCTCGGCTTCGGTGGTCGTCTTGGCCTGCTGGATCTGCTGGGCGTTCTGCTCGCGCCCCCGCTCGACCTCCTCGCGCAGCGGGCCGGTGGAGCTGGCGACCCATTGGTCGAAGCCCCGCTGCACGTTCTTGTGGTCGAGAGTGTTGAAGTTCAGGATCGCCTGTCGACCGTCCTCCATCACCTGGTTGCGCTCGACGGCGAAGGCGACCGAGTCGTCGTTGGCGGCCAGCGCCCAGGACGCGCCCAGTCCGCCCGCAGCCGCGGCGCAGACCACGAAGACCACGACGGCCGCGACCAGTCCGCGCGGCCTGCGGGCGCGGGCGGTTTCATTCTCGGTTTCGGTCGACATCTCTCCACTCTTTCGATGTCGGGGTCTGGGTGCGTCGGCGGTCGTCCGCCTCGTCCGTTACTGGCCGGGGCCGTTCTGTGCCCCTCGGACGCTGGAATCGCTACCCCGCGGTTCCGCACAGTACGCGTCGCTGTTGAGCGGGACGGGAGCGAACTCGTTGCCTGCCCGCTTCTCCGTGGCCTCGTAGCCTGCGGTGCACGGTGCCGGATCGTTGGCGTTGAGGACCATCCCGAAGTGGGACGTGCCGTCACCTGGAACGACACTGTACCCACCGCCCGCGACCAGCGGGTAGGTGACGAACAACTGCTCGACGTTGTCCTGCTTGGTGGCCAGCAGCTCCGAGGTACTGGCCAGGTTCGCCAGCAACGGCCCGATCTGTTCGCCGTTGTCCTCGAGGAAACCGCTGACCTGGCGAGCGGTGCCGGGACCACGTTCCACGACCGAACGGAAGTCACCGTCGGAGGCCTTCAGCTGCTCGGACAGAAGTCGCAGGTCACGGCTGAACGAGGTGATCGCCGAACCCTGCTCGTTCTGAGTTCGCAGCGCCGTCGTGCCGTCGGAGATCAACTGTTGGGTCTCCGGAAGATGTTGCTGCGCCTCGGCGGTGAATTCCCTGGTCGTGTCGATGATGGTCTGCAGGTTGCCGCCGTTGTCCCGGAACGCGGTGCCGAGTTCGCTGACGACGGTGCGCAGCGAGTCGGCAGGCACCGACTTCACGAACGAGTCGAGGTTGAGCATGATGTCCTCGACCGGTACGGGAGTCTGCGTCGATTCCTGCGCGATGACCGAGCCGTTCTTGAGGAACGGCCCGTCGTCGGTCTTCGGACGCAGATCGACGTACTGCTCACCGACCGCGGAACGGTTCGCGACGACCGCTTCGACATCGGAGGGGATCTTCGGCGCGCTGGGTTCGATGTCCAGCGGTACCTCGATTCCCTGGGCGGTCAGCTGGAGTTCGCCGACGCGGCCGACCGGAACCCCGCGATACGTGACTTCGGCGTTGCTGAAGATCCCGCCGGAATCCGCGAGTTGCATCGTCACCACGTAGCCGCGCGGGCCGAACAACCGGTCCAATCCGGCATAGCGAGCACCCGCGAAGCTGACGCCGACGAGTGCGATGAGAATGAAGGCGGCGATCTGCAGCCGCGTCCTGCGGGTCAGCATCAACTACCTCCACTCAGCAGGCCACCGAGCGGCCCGCCGGACTCTTCCCCGCCGTTCTGCGGCGGCGGGGGCGGTTCGGGCGACTGCTGTCGCTCGGACCCTTCCAGGCCAGGCAGAAGCCCCGGCCCGGGGACCTCAGGGAGTTCCGGCGCAGGCGAAGGCGGCAGGGCGAACGGCGTTGAACCCTCCGGCGGCGGTGGCGGCGAACCTTCGACGATGTTGCCGATGATCGTGGACAGGTTCATGTCGATGTTGACGTAGAGGTTGGTGTAGTCGCCCTTGATGCCCTCGACGGCCGCGTCCGGGAACGGGTACGTCAGCAGAATCTCGAACGCCTTCGGGAAGTTGTCGCCCGCGGCTTCGAGCTGTTGCAGCGTGGGCTGAAGCTGTTCGAGGTTGTGCACCAGGTCGTCCTGACTCTGGTTGACCACGTTCGTGGCAACGCCGGAGAGTCGATCCAACGACTGCAACATGGTGACGAGTTGGCCGCGCTGCTCGTTGAGGACCTGCAGGCCGGGTCCGAGGTCGCGCAGCGCCGTGTCGATGTCGTCACGCTGAGCGTTGAGCGTGGCGCTGAGCCGGTTGACGCTGTCCAGTGCGCGAGTGATGTCCCCACGCTGCGCGTCGAGACCGCCGACGAGTTCGTCCAGGTTCCCCAGCAGCGACTTGATGTCACCGCCGCGTCCTTCGAGGGCCGCGTTGAGTTCCTGGGTGATGTTCTGCAACTGGCCGACGCCGCCCCCGTTGAGCAGCAACGACAGTGCGCCGAGCACCTCTTCGACCTGCGGGTTGCGGTTGGTTCGCTCGATCGGGATGAGGTCGTTGTCGACGAGCTGACCGGCGCCGCCCTGCGGCTCCGGTGGTGGGGCCAGCTCGACGTACTTCTCGCCGAGCAGGCTGGACTGCCGCACGCGTGCCACGGCGTTGGCCGGCAGTTCGACGTCGCCGTTGACCGAGAGCGTGACCTCGGCGTTCCAGCTTCCGTCGGCGAGCCGCACGTCGTCCACCCGTCCGACGGGGACGTTGTTGACCCGCACACCGGCGGCGGGCACCAGGTCGAGCACGTCGCGGAACTGCACCCGCACCTGGTAAGGGTCGTCGCCGATGTCCGCACCGCCCGGCAACGGCATGTCGTTGGCGCCTTTGAACCCGCAGCCGCTGAGCAGCAACAGACCCACTGCGGTTGCGGCCACCGCCTTGAGGGTGCCGCTGCGGGACATCAGAACCCTGCTCACTGGCCACCTCCAAGCTTGGTCAACCCGTCCAACGGAAGGGCCGGCGCACTCTGGGTGCCGGAATCACCTGGTGCGCCTTGCCCGCCGAGCAAGTCAGGCGTGAGCGGCTTGCCCTGACTCAGTAGCTCGTCGACCTTGCCGCACGGACCGAGCAGCTGCTCCGGGAAGGGGATCCCTTGCTTTTCCTGCTTGTCCTTCACCAGTTGACACACCGACACCAACGGCGGTTGGGCCATCTGGTTCATCACGGCTCGCGTATCGAGCGTGCCGGAGGAGGCATTGTACGCGTTCTGGAGGTTCCCCAGAGCCACCGGCGCGTGGTCGAGCGACTTCGCCAGTGCCGCCTTCTGGTCCACCAACACCTGCGACACCGAAGTCAGTTTGTCTACATTGGACTTGAGGGCCTCGCGGTTGTCGCGAATGAAGCTCTCCACCTTGTCCAGCGCGACCGCCAGCTCCGCCAGCGCCGCACCGAGGTCCTCGCGTTCTCCCGCCAGCAACGAACTCACGTCCTGCATCTGGGTGTTGAACTCGCGCACCTTCGCGTCGTTCTCGGCGAGCATCGTGGTGAACTTCTGCAGGTTCTCGACCGTGGCGAACAGTTCCTTGCTGTTGCCGGAGAGCGTCTTGCCCGCATCGCCCAGATTCTGGAGCATGTCGGAGAGCGCCTTGCCGTTGCCCTTGAGGTTCTGCGCCGAGGTGTCCAGCAGTTCACTGAGCGCGCCGTCCTTGTTCGCCCCTTCCGGGCCGAGCGCGGTCGAGAGGTCGTTGAGGCTCTTGTACACCTGATCCAACTCGACCGGCGTCGCCGTGCGCTCCTTCGGGATCGTCGCCCCGTTCTGCATCTGCGGCCCGCCCTTGTAGACGGGTGCGAGCTGCACGTAGCGGTCGGCGACCACGCTCGGCGTGACGACCAGCGCGTTCGCGTCGGCGGGAACCTCGACGTCGTTCTCCAGGTCGAAGGTCACCTTCACCGTCTCACCCTGGGGCTGGACGGTGTCGATCGACCCGATCGGCACGCCGAGCATCCGCACGTCCCCGCCCGGGTAGACGCCGACCGCGGCGGAGAAGTAAGCCGTGATCTTGCGTTCGGCCGCGTTCGAGAACACCCACCACGCGGCACCGGAGATCACGAGCGCGAGCACGCACAGGATCGCGAGGCTGCGGGCGCCGAAGCGGCGCCCGGCCACAGCTGCTGGACTCATGGGTTACAGCCCTCCGGGTTGATCGGGCCGACCGCGGGCGGCAACAGACCGCAGATGTAGGTGTCGAACCACCGGCCGTTGCCGAGCACATTGGAGAACAGCCGGGTGAACGGCTCGAACTTCTGGATGC
Coding sequences within it:
- a CDS encoding MlaD family protein; the encoded protein is MLTRRTRLQIAAFILIALVGVSFAGARYAGLDRLFGPRGYVVTMQLADSGGIFSNAEVTYRGVPVGRVGELQLTAQGIEVPLDIEPSAPKIPSDVEAVVANRSAVGEQYVDLRPKTDDGPFLKNGSVIAQESTQTPVPVEDIMLNLDSFVKSVPADSLRTVVSELGTAFRDNGGNLQTIIDTTREFTAEAQQHLPETQQLISDGTTALRTQNEQGSAITSFSRDLRLLSEQLKASDGDFRSVVERGPGTARQVSGFLEDNGEQIGPLLANLASTSELLATKQDNVEQLFVTYPLVAGGGYSVVPGDGTSHFGMVLNANDPAPCTAGYEATEKRAGNEFAPVPLNSDAYCAEPRGSDSSVRGAQNGPGQ
- a CDS encoding MCE family protein — protein: MSRSGTLKAVAATAVGLLLLSGCGFKGANDMPLPGGADIGDDPYQVRVQFRDVLDLVPAAGVRVNNVPVGRVDDVRLADGSWNAEVTLSVNGDVELPANAVARVRQSSLLGEKYVELAPPPEPQGGAGQLVDNDLIPIERTNRNPQVEEVLGALSLLLNGGGVGQLQNITQELNAALEGRGGDIKSLLGNLDELVGGLDAQRGDITRALDSVNRLSATLNAQRDDIDTALRDLGPGLQVLNEQRGQLVTMLQSLDRLSGVATNVVNQSQDDLVHNLEQLQPTLQQLEAAGDNFPKAFEILLTYPFPDAAVEGIKGDYTNLYVNIDMNLSTIIGNIVEGSPPPPPEGSTPFALPPSPAPELPEVPGPGLLPGLEGSERQQSPEPPPPPQNGGEESGGPLGGLLSGGS
- a CDS encoding MCE family protein, which codes for MSPAAVAGRRFGARSLAILCVLALVISGAAWWVFSNAAERKITAYFSAAVGVYPGGDVRMLGVPIGSIDTVQPQGETVKVTFDLENDVEVPADANALVVTPSVVADRYVQLAPVYKGGPQMQNGATIPKERTATPVELDQVYKSLNDLSTALGPEGANKDGALSELLDTSAQNLKGNGKALSDMLQNLGDAGKTLSGNSKELFATVENLQKFTTMLAENDAKVREFNTQMQDVSSLLAGEREDLGAALAELAVALDKVESFIRDNREALKSNVDKLTSVSQVLVDQKAALAKSLDHAPVALGNLQNAYNASSGTLDTRAVMNQMAQPPLVSVCQLVKDKQEKQGIPFPEQLLGPCGKVDELLSQGKPLTPDLLGGQGAPGDSGTQSAPALPLDGLTKLGGGQ